In Acaryochloris thomasi RCC1774, the DNA window GAGATGGCGGGTTATGACGTCACTCAGGCAACCGATGGCATGAAAGGTCAGGCTTTGGCGGTGCAACTTTTGCCAGATCTAATTTTGCTAGATCTCATGCTGCCAAAGGTTGATGGATTTACGATCTGTCAGCGGTTACGCCGTGATCAGAGAACCGCCGATATCCCGGTGTTGATGCTGACGGCTCTCAGTCAAACCCGAGATAAGGTTGAGGGCTTCAATGCTGGGGCCGATGACTATTTGACGAAGCCTTTTGAGCTGGAGGAGATGTTGGCGCGGGTAAGGGCGCTGCTGCGGCGCACCGACCGACTGCCTCAGGCCGCTAAGCATTCAGAGATTTTGAGCTATGGGCCGTTAACGCTAGTGCCTGAACGGTTTGAAGTGCTGTGGCTGGAGAAGGTGATTAAGCTGACGCGGTTAGAGTTTGAGCTGCTCCACTGTCTGCTGCAGCGTCATGGTCAAACTGTTTCTCCTAGTGAGATTTTACAAGAGGTTTGGGGATATGACCCCAATGACGATATCGAGACCATTCGAGTTCATGTGCGCCACCTGCGGACAAAGCTGGAGCCAGATCCACGCCATCCGCAGTTTATTAAGACGGTTTATGGGGCGGGCTACTGTCTAGAGCTGCCGCAGACAAGGGCAGAGCTAGAAGAAGAGGAAGTTGTAGGCTGAGCGCCCACTAAGAAAGCCATTGACTAAGGAGTCCTGTGGGGCTGCTGAGCAGAGAGATAATGATGCCAAGAGCTGAACCCGCAATGACTTGAATAGGCGTGTGGCCCAGCAGTTCTTTGAGGCGGTCTTCGTTGAATTCTGGGTTTTCTTGAAACATTTCGTCTACGATCTGGTTGAGAATCCGGGCTTGTTTGCCAGCGGCCTGTCGGACTCCGGCGGCGTCGTACATGACGATGATGGCGAAGATGGTTGCGATCGCAAACTCAACGCTATCCCAGCCTTTGACCTGGCCGACCCCCGTCGCTAGAGCCGTCACTAGAGCCGAATGGGCGCTGGGCATGCCTCCCGTTTCGACAATGACGCGAAAATTAATCTTGCGGTTAATGGCGAACTCAACAACGAGCTTGAGAACCTGAGCTATTAAGCTGGCGGCAAAGGACACCAGTAGAACCCAGTTGTGAACAACATCGCCAAAATTCTGCATAAATATCTGATCTCACAGATCATGAACGGGACGGTCAGTGAGAGAAATATGATTTCCCTGGGTGACTTAAGATTGACGGGCAGTGATAAAATCTGCGATCGCCATCAGCGGTAGCGCCTGTTCGCCGTAGTCGGCCAACGCTGCTTTCGCTTCATCGACGAGGCGCTGCGCCTGCTGCTTGGATTCTTCAATG includes these proteins:
- a CDS encoding divergent PAP2 family protein; its protein translation is MQNFGDVVHNWVLLVSFAASLIAQVLKLVVEFAINRKINFRVIVETGGMPSAHSALVTALATGVGQVKGWDSVEFAIATIFAIIVMYDAAGVRQAAGKQARILNQIVDEMFQENPEFNEDRLKELLGHTPIQVIAGSALGIIISLLSSPTGLLSQWLS
- a CDS encoding response regulator transcription factor; this translates as MKPRILVIDDDPAIAELVAINLEMAGYDVTQATDGMKGQALAVQLLPDLILLDLMLPKVDGFTICQRLRRDQRTADIPVLMLTALSQTRDKVEGFNAGADDYLTKPFELEEMLARVRALLRRTDRLPQAAKHSEILSYGPLTLVPERFEVLWLEKVIKLTRLEFELLHCLLQRHGQTVSPSEILQEVWGYDPNDDIETIRVHVRHLRTKLEPDPRHPQFIKTVYGAGYCLELPQTRAELEEEEVVG